In Cryptomeria japonica chromosome 1, Sugi_1.0, whole genome shotgun sequence, the sequence cactagaaaaaaaataagtttgcattttttattattttgatacaagttatgcccagtgcacgaacaggtaccaaattttcagaatgtggtcacttcaaaaaatcataaaaaaaaaatactcaatggaaaattacaaaaaaatacacaacttttggatctcactcttacctatcatcctaccaaaaggTTTTGCAAATTACTAAATCTAACTTTATATTTTGCGTagcgcacgaaaacaactatgttatgtttttctaaaaaaatcgaGAACAATTTTTCATGcacgagaggtttgaccctcttaatcttatctaattttaaaaaacattagtagtttagaaactagattcagagtactacaattcttattcttttttcaactcctagttttgagtgcataaccttcaaatatctcttttaagttcaggtttacctattttcagaaaaaaaaagaaaaagtggccacttattccccctttttgttcaccatcttggtgcacttacccagatATATTGTACACGCATTTTATCAACTATATAAGAGGCCTTTTATAGCTAATTAACCTTGACCCGGTGGCAAATATAGGTATCAAATTATGTGTATTTAGTAGTTTATTTATTATACATTTTAATTGAGTTAAAAAGCTATTAAGGATGCCTCAAgaaactgttaggcccaatatggaaagctaatgtactgagaggggaggggtgaatcagtacttcaaatccttttatcaacaatatcttcactgttatgcataaaccacaaactgttgtaacataccataaagctaaaacaaataaataacaatcatacatgattcactccataacacatatattttggttacgcagaaactcttggttagagagaaaaactgcagtggggatgacacccacaacttcactactgcaataataaaggttgctcggttagagctacatgttcagctatttctgatagcttaccctgttaggagtatcaagatcattagatctaccttgctaaaggattttacaacacttattctaactgctgcacctggttaaaggctttacaatttatagactttgttagagtcttttaccctgttaaaggtttctcttacaacttcaaaatattacattaaaatctttacaaatatctacaactttacatctggaatgttatagcagattctatgtgctcaaaatgagattaccttgcttatagcatacctcggtaacccataaagtaactcggtaaacccttcagtttactctgttctttgactgttctctaaaatccttctcggtgacctctgtgtctctgtaacagtcataacaatcagtgctttcttatgtatcacacatgtcttgcttcatacacctctatatctctatctttttttcatatattttgatcctcaattcatgctgtataaatagatatcttatgtcggtgatcaggttcattgcttcgatcttacaaacatgatttatcaaatgaataaccatacaaaatattttattggatagatgacctcaaaatcatacaaaatctttaagtgcaatttccaatgtgataacggttctatgttccttgatcttgtaacacgttttcccatgtgtgtctagattcaatgaatctggtaacatgattcactcagtgtatatcaactcggtgtatcattgtttctgctcggtagacatggaatgttactcgataaacaacttggtgaatactgggctctgtgactactttcttctataaccgactgctctgtgcataccgactgaatgtttcggtagtagtaaccgactagagtatatataatgactttggatataaaactaatggcaactataataagtagcaACAAAAACACCTTCCTTATTTTAAATTAAGGTCAAAGTGTAGGAGAGATTACCCACTCTCATTGGTTAGCCTTTAACCATCTTGAATCTATTGATGAACCCCATATTTGACCACCTTGAAAACAAACCCCTGATCTTGAAGGTAGAAAATAGTTCGAGGACTTAGGACCCGTAATTTTCAGACCTAATGATACCAACGATTGAGAGATATCCATTTTACTAAATTCATTCTAAATTCAAACCTAATCTCATCCCTTACAATATCTTTATCTTTATACTTTGAAAAAAATTGTGATAACTAAGATTCAAATATAAAAGACTCCTTAACTAACTCATTTAAAAATAACactaaatcatttttatttaactttattgaaaAGTACATCCTACTGCTTATTGTTTCGGAATTTGATTGTGTTCATTCTTTTCATCTTCCCAGGCCAGCCAAAGAGTCTCAAATTTTGCATCATTTTCATCCAGTTTGGACAATGGTTATTTTTTTATAAACCATACAGAATACAAGCCTTACTTTGGCAGTTCAATTAAATAGgcttatatatttttcttttaatataCCATGCAATATAAATACATAAGGAAAAGACAAAATAGATACAATCAATATCAAGGCCTAATCTCATTCACGAGCATCATTTGAATTATCCAAAACAAAAGGTTGGTGCTTTGATCATCATAAAATGAATATTGGCACTCTGATTTTTTCTTAGTGCTGTTATATAAATGAGAAAAAGGCAATGCCAAAAGTAGAACACACCAAATTGTGCATTGAATTCTCATTTATTGTGACCTCAATTGTTGCAGCTGAATGGCATTGGAGGCATGGATGAATCGCAGACCACTAAACCCAACATCTCTTGCCAGGTCTATGTAAAGCAGGGCCTCCATGTCTCTCCCTGTGCTCGACGGTTACAGGACCATCATCAGTGATTGCAAAGGCGCTTTTTTCACAGTTTAATAAACACAATTATATTCCCAGGCACCCAACTACGTTATGGAGTGAAAGAAATCCATACAAAATGAAGTGGCTGTACATTTTAATCTTGCTTTTCATTACCATGTGGGTACTGGCCAATTCCCATTTTCATGGTAGGTCATTTATGGTTTATGGTAGATTTTTTCTTTGTCAGTGGTGGCAATCTATGATGTTTTTGTATTGAATTTCTGATTGTGGGTGCTATTAAATTTCTACATTCATGATTGGTTTCTTGATTTTTGTGCAGATCATGAAAAGAATCCTTGCAGCAGCAACAGTTTGGAGTGTGATCATGGAGTAATGGTAATAgtcttatattatttatttttctgttTGCTGCTTGGATAGATGTTTTATGTCATTTTTTCTGTCATtcttattaataattaaatttttagtATCCCCTGCATCTCAAATGTGCTATAAATTTTTTGGTTAAGAAATTTGACTGGTCTCTGTGCCTGTGTGCATGTGTTACATTTTGGACAGAGCAAGTATAATTATtagcaatgttttttttttaattttccgtGAGTTTAGTTTGTATCAATACAGAGAAGAATGAACTGCAGGGGGAAGAACATAAATTTTAAAGAGATAAATTTTCATGTCTTCTTCCAAGTTCTCAAATGTCAAACAATTTTAAATTTGCGAAATGGTCAATAGGCCTTTGGTCTGCTaatgaagttgaaaggttcttctTGAGCCCATGAGgaatcaagtcttgctgagtgcaatgTTCTGACACATAAAAAAGGATGAGGTTGGGATTGTGCCTTACGTGAATTTGGCCGAATGGATACCCTTCCGTCCTTGGTTCTCAGCCAAAGAGGTTCAGCCGAAGGCTCATGCTCCTGTATCCGATGGCTAAAACGACTGTGGAAGAAAAATTGTACATAAAAAATAAACTTGTGAATGATTAAGAGAGGTCCCAATCTCGTGGAAGGTCACCCTGGAGATTGCATGCATGATTGGATCTTGTTTCCTAGTCCATACCATATTTGcaaatttttatgtttttgtttgaaGCTTAATTTTCATTACTTAAAAGTTAAAAGGAGTTGATATACAGAACACGGACAACCCAAAGGGATTATCTGATAAAGCCTACAGAGTCTTGCTGTAAGAAACCAAATTTAACATGATTAAgttaaataggacttgtgattggCAATGGGTATATCATCTCATCCATTTATTTGCATGCAAGGGTACAGGAGCTGCCTTTTCCATCTCTCCGCAGTCTCTATATATGGTTTACATTGAAAAGTATTTATAAAATGAGGTTATGTTTTGATTTAGGATATTCCAAGTGAATGCTTCATGCTTTTTAAAATGGATTAAAACATTATAGAAACATGGCCAGTTCAGAAGCATACTTTAGTATAAAGCTTTCAAGGTTGACAGGTTTTTGTCAACCTTTAGTATTCGGTTGTGTCAACATGGTTTCATCCTAAATGTCTTAGTGGATCTGAGATTTTGTTTTACTTCATAGTATATACAAGTGCTCTTCTGAATGGTTTGCTAAATTTTTTCAGAATCTTAGCTAGTCTAGAAACAGAATTCTGCTTCAGGGTGCAATTCCCTTGGTTGATATGTTGGGACTTAGTATATGGGCTTTGTGTAGAATTATCAAAGTTTGGTTCCTTTTTGCAAGTGTTCGGATGTTAGTGTTTTCTTTGCCAAAAGCTTTCAAAAAGGCAACATCAAATGGGATTTCTGATCCATAAAATGCACcacaacaatgataacaatatattcacATGTTTATGTCCTGTAAGTTGTTGTTAGATATCTTAGACATGGTTAAAATTGCCTTCACGCACTTCACGTGCATCAGATCAATGGCCATTTTATGTAACTGAGGTTGAACTATCCATCTTAGGCATGTGAGTTGCTTAAAGACATTTTTGTCCCTTCCAGTGATAATTGCATTTTCCCTTCCAATACTAAATCTAGATTACTTAACTGCAAATCTCCATAAGTTATGTGGATTTTGCTGTTGCTCAGCTGTCAAGTTAAACAAAACATAGCAATTTTATATTCTTCTAATATTTAAGTTGCTAATCTTCTGCTGAGCATATATAATCCATCAGGGAACATTATGTACTTGGTTTTTGCTTCTCAGGCTGTCTGAGTATTTTTAACTTTTTGCCATGCTTCTTGTTGATACTTATATTTTCTTTCTGCCACTGCATCGGAACAGGAAGAATTTGATACCAGGAATGAGGTAAATATAAGGAGGAGAGCAAACAGGAGGATACTCAATGATTCTGGCGGCATTGATGAAAAAGTATCCAGTTTAATTTCTGAGGACTCTAATAAGAGTGATTATGCTGCATCTGACCCCCCACCTGTTGCAAAGATACCAACCAATAAAACAGTGCACTATAGAATTTTCAGTCGTCCTCCAGTTGCTAGCCCTCCTTCAGACCATTTGTAAGACATTTTGACGTTGTATTAACTTATTACATGCATATTCTTGCTACTACTAGAGATGTATGGAGAGGTGGGTGCACAATACATTGCATCTGGAGATTGCATTTTCCAATGGTGCACAAAACTTGAAAGGTTTGATTTCTACCTGCAGATTTATCTGCTGCAGCAATCTGACATAAATGAAGACATTTTCTTTGTAAGGGTCTTGTTAATAACAAGATCATCGTCATCTCCTAAAATACAATCTAGAATCCAACTTCTTGGGGATTAACTAGATTGATATAATACTTGTTTCAACATAAAAAGAACTTTCATGGGATTAACTGGATTGGTAGATAATACTTGTTTCAGCGGAGAAAGAGCTTTAAATGTACCGATCAATGATGATTTTCACAAATCAAAGACAGTTAGCACTAGTTTGCAGTGGAGTTATGTGCATCTTCACAGTTGCTAGAACTGCATGTGGATGGAAACATTTGTTTTGAATTTCAATCGTGTGCAATTTTTTTTCACATTATTTAATGTAAGTGAAAGATATTCTACCAAATCGATATAATGTGTGTAACATAAATGGATCAAGGCCCATTTGACAGAGGAACTTTAAAATAGATGGTTGAACTTGAAACTGAGCATGGTAATGAGTTCTTTATTGATAGAATTATTTGTGGAAGAATAATTTACCGTTTCAGTACACAAAGATAGGTTCTACCTACTGACAGGAATTTCTAAAATAAATGGTTGGAACTCAGCATAATGATGAGTTCTTTATTGATAAGAGTTATTTATGGAAGGATAATTTACAATTTCAGTCCACAAAAATCATCCTCTGAAGGACATTAGAACATTGTTTACCATCCCTAAATAGCTAGAGGGCACATCATGCACAGGTCTGTGTGTCAgcgagagagagagtgagagagagaaagtATTTACTACCatggaatatgtagagatattATTTAGTAATGTGGAATCTAGATAAAGGGAAAAACATAAAGGAGTGAAAGGGAGCTCCAACAAAAAGGTACAGGCTACAGTCAAATTGAAAGCACAATGATGAATTATTTTAGCTAACAAGGCGAGGTGAAACCAAGATTGACCATGGGTGAGCATGTTTTCTTCAACATACACAAACACAGAAGCTTCACTACTACATAATTGATAATACTGAGCCATTGACTACTACATTCTATTATTGGCTCTAAAACTTATGTCAAGGTATATAATAAAATAGGCACTGGGCTCTCATTTATGACATTTGACTAGAAACTGTGGGAAGAGAATATTAGTATTAGACTCATCGCCATGAGATTATGATTAGGATGCTTTGCAAACTGGGAGATGAGAGTTATGTGGCAAAAGGACGTAGAATCATTCCTAAATGGATTAGAATTCTTTGCTCTGTCAATGCTGTAGGGCAGTCTCTGTCAAATTTTAACTTTTTTAGGAGGCAGATTGGTTAAGTATCACATATAAGGATGTGAACCTGTTGTGCATAAGGGAGCACATCTAAACACTTGAATTTCTATAACTTGTTTATGAGTTGGGTTATATATCTATGATCAGTGGGTTTTCACCATGTAAAAGGCTGCTTAAGCTTGAAGGCCATGAGAGCAATGTTGCACTGGGAACCATTGAAGAGCCAAGAGGGTGGGAAATTGACCTGATAAAGTTACATGTACAACACATTGAGTATAGCCTCTTGGACTGAGTGTTCTTGGAATTAAGATCCGCTTCAAGGCAGAAAGGTCTCATTGGATGTCAATGAACTTTGGAGCTGAGACAAATTGATTAGTTGCAGGAGGACTGGCAAAGGCAGTGTCTTTATATTTTACAAAATATGGTTCTAAGAGAGGTGGAATTTGGCCTTTAAACTGACAGGCatcgaacaacaatatggcatggtGTCAAGCTTTTGTTGGGGTCTATGTAGTTGAGATTAATGTTAGGTGAAATCAAATCATCCTCACATGAACCACTCACATGATTACACTCCACATCATACTCCTCGTTGTCTCACCTTGTTAGTACTTGCTCCCTTGCTGCTAACTTGTTATACCTTCACTCCTGAATCTTCTTTACCTACTTACGAATGAATTGAAATCACATATATATAGTGGAGTGGGGTCTAATAGTGGGGATGCGAGGGGAACACAATTAGTCTATTAGTGAATCATAAAGAGTGTCATGTCAATATTTATCCCCAAAAAGATTCTATTAAATTTGAAAAAGCAACCActtatgtgatgccacatcagcacacCAATAAACATGCCTTAGTACACAACTGTGGGTCTTCTTTTTGGGatcattttggacaccttggcaaaaaaagatgtgatgtggcatcatatttgaccatgtgGACTTGAAATCAAATTTTTTAAGTAGGTGAATTGACATGTAAGTAGCTCTACAAAATtcaaagttatttgaaatatctaAAACGAATTTTAGGAGGTATGAAGATAGGGTGCTCCACTATAGGGCCCTCTCCCCTACCTTCCTTAAGCTTCACAAACAATCTATGTTAGCTTCAAGTTG encodes:
- the LOC131050487 gene encoding uncharacterized protein LOC131050487 translates to MKWLYILILLFITMWVLANSHFHDHEKNPCSSNSLECDHGVMEEFDTRNEVNIRRRANRRILNDSGGIDEKVSSLISEDSNKSDYAASDPPPVAKIPTNKTVHYRIFSRPPVASPPSDHL